One segment of Salvelinus alpinus chromosome 1, SLU_Salpinus.1, whole genome shotgun sequence DNA contains the following:
- the LOC139574104 gene encoding mitochondrial import inner membrane translocase subunit Tim29-like isoform X1 — MTFFLSRTGYWIFVFLREKIIIQLFTDMPFCLNKFNFFTLEINVSRSPLCFSGPSQSECELPERSASVLTNMAASWVLRRWCSTSVAEAGAAPINGTRWERLKNSKLGVWFSGMSRDYKEACREIVVGAWERPIKASIYLSLLGGAGTCIYTNPDDASFETTVLDTANQLGLLTPWIRSGTSDGHVQKLAKLRNEGRLRHLSLGMVSLTYFADYNPDASLYEAQCSNLSIPWRELHTRVLDVGFAGRWWILDHKMKDYDVNDEEFKHLPPAMAATVPPGVQGVENNERLHKESWMPLKTEENEEKEKASAAVEEEGGIVEQIKMDSLDLVETIKIKTGIVAQPQELPDPEPQELTLTETETQE; from the exons ATGACATTCTTTTTAAGCAGAACTGGATATTGGATATTTGTTTTTTTAcgggaaaaaataataatacaacttTTTACTGACATGCCATTTTGTCTCAATAAATTCAATTTTTTCACATTGGAAATTAATGTATCAAGAAGCCCGCTGTGTTTTTCTGGTCCGAGCCAGTCCGAATGTGAACTTCCGGAACGATCGGCTTCTGTCTTGACGAACATGGCTGCCTCGTGGGTGCTCAGGAGATGGTGTTCCACCTCTgtagcagaagcaggagcagcacCCATCAATGGCACCcgatgggagaggttgaaaaataGCAAATTGG GTGTGTGGTTTAGCGGCATGTCCAGAGACTACAAGGAGGCGTGTCGTGAGATTGTGGTGGGCGCGTGGGAGAGGCCAATCAAAGCTTCCATCTACCTGAGCCTTCTGGGTGGAGCCGGCACCTGCATCTACACAAACCCCGACGACGCCTCCTTCGAGACCACCGTCCTGGATACAGCCAATCAGCTCGGGCTCCTGACGCCGTGGATACGCAGTGGAACATCGGATGGGCACGTGCAGAAGCTGGCGAAGCTTCGTAACGAGGGAAGGTTACGTCACCTCAGCCTGGGAATGGTCTCACTCACCTACTTCGCCGATTACAACCCGGACGCCAGTCTTTACGAGGCCCAGTGCTCCAACCTCTCTATCCCCTGGAGGGAGCTCCACACGCGGGTACTGGACGTTGGCTTCGCGGGTCGCTGGTGGATCCTGGACCATAAGATGAAGGACTATGATGTGAACGACGAAGAGTTCAAGCACCTGCCGCCTGCTATGGCCGCCACAGTGCCCCCTGGTGTCCAGGGGGTGGAGAATAACGAGAGGCTGCACAAAGAGTCATGGATGCCTCTGAAGACGGAGGAGAATGAGGAGAAGGAAAAGGCATCGGCAGctgtagaggaggagggaggcatTGTAGAACAAATAAAGATGGACAGTTTAGATCTTGTAGAAACAATTAAAATAAAGACAGGCATTGTAGCTCAACCACAGGAGCTACCTGACCCAGAACCACAGGAGCTGACGCTGACAGAGACGGAGACACAGGAGTAG
- the LOC139574104 gene encoding mitochondrial import inner membrane translocase subunit Tim29-like isoform X2: protein MAASWVLRRWCSTSVAEAGAAPINGTRWERLKNSKLGVWFSGMSRDYKEACREIVVGAWERPIKASIYLSLLGGAGTCIYTNPDDASFETTVLDTANQLGLLTPWIRSGTSDGHVQKLAKLRNEGRLRHLSLGMVSLTYFADYNPDASLYEAQCSNLSIPWRELHTRVLDVGFAGRWWILDHKMKDYDVNDEEFKHLPPAMAATVPPGVQGVENNERLHKESWMPLKTEENEEKEKASAAVEEEGGIVEQIKMDSLDLVETIKIKTGIVAQPQELPDPEPQELTLTETETQE, encoded by the exons ATGGCTGCCTCGTGGGTGCTCAGGAGATGGTGTTCCACCTCTgtagcagaagcaggagcagcacCCATCAATGGCACCcgatgggagaggttgaaaaataGCAAATTGG GTGTGTGGTTTAGCGGCATGTCCAGAGACTACAAGGAGGCGTGTCGTGAGATTGTGGTGGGCGCGTGGGAGAGGCCAATCAAAGCTTCCATCTACCTGAGCCTTCTGGGTGGAGCCGGCACCTGCATCTACACAAACCCCGACGACGCCTCCTTCGAGACCACCGTCCTGGATACAGCCAATCAGCTCGGGCTCCTGACGCCGTGGATACGCAGTGGAACATCGGATGGGCACGTGCAGAAGCTGGCGAAGCTTCGTAACGAGGGAAGGTTACGTCACCTCAGCCTGGGAATGGTCTCACTCACCTACTTCGCCGATTACAACCCGGACGCCAGTCTTTACGAGGCCCAGTGCTCCAACCTCTCTATCCCCTGGAGGGAGCTCCACACGCGGGTACTGGACGTTGGCTTCGCGGGTCGCTGGTGGATCCTGGACCATAAGATGAAGGACTATGATGTGAACGACGAAGAGTTCAAGCACCTGCCGCCTGCTATGGCCGCCACAGTGCCCCCTGGTGTCCAGGGGGTGGAGAATAACGAGAGGCTGCACAAAGAGTCATGGATGCCTCTGAAGACGGAGGAGAATGAGGAGAAGGAAAAGGCATCGGCAGctgtagaggaggagggaggcatTGTAGAACAAATAAAGATGGACAGTTTAGATCTTGTAGAAACAATTAAAATAAAGACAGGCATTGTAGCTCAACCACAGGAGCTACCTGACCCAGAACCACAGGAGCTGACGCTGACAGAGACGGAGACACAGGAGTAG